The following proteins are encoded in a genomic region of Sorangiineae bacterium MSr12523:
- the pheS gene encoding phenylalanine--tRNA ligase subunit alpha, which translates to MSEGAISPVQSNLLASLDALRTDFARRFEAATTEQVLREENAKILGKKGELTQILKQMGSVPGDQRKAIGERVNTLRKEVEDAFAARLAAIARAKREADLHAPPFDLTLPAREALPLGHRHPITRMREDLVTIFRSLGFAVHDGPDVDLEENNFTKLGFPPDHPAIDEQDSFWTTSGHVLRTHTSNVQVHAMMGQKPPFAFIAPGTCYRRDDDVTHSPMFHQIEGFLVDEKVTLTQLRGVLSEFAARLYGEGTKVRFRASYFPFVEPGAEVDVQCVFCKQPDGTNKGCNVCKHSGWIEILGCGMIDPRVFEACGIDSERYTGFAFGMGIERVAMLRYGIPDIRLLFENDPRFLAQF; encoded by the coding sequence ATGTCCGAAGGCGCAATTTCGCCGGTCCAATCGAATCTCCTCGCATCGCTCGACGCACTCCGCACTGATTTTGCGCGCCGGTTCGAGGCCGCCACCACCGAACAGGTCCTTCGCGAGGAAAACGCGAAGATCCTCGGGAAGAAGGGCGAGCTCACCCAAATCCTGAAGCAGATGGGCAGTGTCCCCGGTGACCAACGAAAGGCCATCGGGGAACGCGTCAATACGCTGCGCAAGGAAGTGGAGGATGCCTTCGCCGCTCGGCTGGCGGCCATCGCACGCGCGAAACGCGAAGCGGATCTGCACGCGCCGCCGTTCGACCTCACGTTGCCCGCTCGGGAGGCGCTGCCGCTCGGGCACCGGCATCCCATCACGCGGATGCGCGAAGACCTGGTGACCATCTTCCGGTCGCTGGGCTTTGCCGTGCACGACGGGCCGGACGTCGACCTCGAGGAGAACAACTTCACCAAGTTGGGCTTCCCGCCGGATCACCCGGCCATCGACGAGCAAGACAGCTTCTGGACGACGTCGGGCCACGTGTTGCGTACGCACACGAGCAACGTGCAGGTCCACGCGATGATGGGGCAGAAGCCTCCGTTCGCATTCATTGCGCCGGGCACCTGCTACCGCCGCGACGACGACGTGACGCACTCGCCGATGTTTCATCAAATCGAGGGCTTCCTCGTCGACGAGAAGGTGACTCTGACGCAGCTTCGCGGCGTTTTGTCCGAGTTTGCAGCGCGCTTGTACGGCGAAGGCACCAAGGTGCGCTTCCGCGCCAGCTACTTCCCGTTCGTGGAACCGGGGGCCGAGGTCGACGTGCAATGCGTCTTCTGCAAGCAGCCCGACGGCACGAACAAGGGCTGCAACGTGTGCAAGCACTCGGGCTGGATCGAGATTCTCGGCTGCGGAATGATCGATCCGCGCGTCTTCGAAGCGTGCGGGATCGACTCCGAGCGGTACACCGGCTTTGCCTTCGGCATGGGCATCGAGCGCGTGGCGATGCTTCGCTACGGCATCCCGGACATCCGCCTGCTGTTCGAAAACGATCCGCGTTTCTTGGCGCAATTCTAA
- the pheT gene encoding phenylalanine--tRNA ligase subunit beta, producing MLASYQWLRSLVPQLTASPEDVAARLTSAGLEVEGLTAYGAGSESCIIVRVVSMRPHPNRANLRLVTVDRGGGAAHEELVCGAPNVPDPGGLVVLAPLGTHLPAKGLTLEKKAIGGIESAGMLVSESELGLSEDHDGIIVLPPDFAPVGTRFSDAVPEARDTIFSIGVTPNRPDALGHVGIAREVAALFGFPWSPPEPKLPEPLRGKSAVASDGPPVRDDATKMDSLVRVRIEDGERCAHYGTALSLGVTIRPSPLGIRYRLSALGVRPISNVVDVTNIVMLEFGHPLHAFDLDLVRGAEIIVRRARPGETMRTLDDKEHQLTDDDLVIGDAEGPTGLAGVMGGAHSEIRATTSRVLIECAYFDARGVRRTSRRHGFHTEASHRFERGVDPGDTRAVLTRAAVLMQELGGGTVLSEVRLTTAREIPAAVVRLRLSRVDQLIGVHIAQDEVTGILKRLGFVLDGQEGDTLVLKVPTHRPDVTREVDIIDDIARIRGLETLPAVLPPMHPRLDVGGQEEAVRRARAAAVELGLSEALTFRFIARRWLEAVGAPAPALTVANPMSERESVMRTSLLPGLFEAVSRASRHGEHDVRMFAIGPVFLAAPASDKAPPAEERVTFAAVLSGDRPSYLTKPVAYDVWDAKGVALGWLTRITGGREASAVRAEESERPHHLHPRGAAFLLLDGERVGNFGPVHPDVADAFELPQGALAIEIDLAKILAGGRREPKYTPIPRFPASVRDLAVVVPDGISAGDVERAVREAAGALGEYVTLFDRYVGGGVPAGHASLAFRIVYRVADRTLTDAEVDAQHTKAIETVQARFGATLRA from the coding sequence ATGCTTGCCTCGTATCAGTGGCTAAGGTCGCTCGTGCCGCAGTTGACGGCCTCGCCGGAGGACGTCGCGGCGCGCCTGACATCCGCAGGCCTGGAGGTGGAAGGCCTCACCGCGTACGGCGCGGGAAGCGAATCGTGCATCATCGTGCGCGTCGTCTCCATGCGGCCGCACCCGAATCGCGCGAACCTGCGCCTGGTGACGGTGGATCGCGGCGGTGGAGCGGCGCACGAGGAACTCGTGTGCGGTGCGCCCAACGTGCCCGATCCGGGCGGCCTCGTGGTGCTCGCACCGCTGGGCACGCACCTGCCGGCGAAGGGGCTCACGCTCGAGAAAAAGGCCATCGGCGGAATCGAAAGCGCCGGCATGCTCGTGAGTGAGTCCGAGCTCGGCCTCTCGGAGGATCACGATGGCATCATCGTGCTGCCGCCGGATTTCGCGCCGGTGGGCACGCGTTTCTCGGACGCGGTGCCGGAGGCGCGCGATACGATTTTCTCCATCGGTGTGACGCCGAATCGGCCCGATGCGTTGGGCCATGTCGGCATCGCGCGCGAAGTGGCGGCGCTCTTCGGCTTCCCGTGGTCGCCGCCCGAGCCGAAGCTGCCCGAACCTCTGCGTGGAAAGTCGGCCGTCGCAAGCGACGGACCTCCGGTGCGCGACGACGCGACCAAAATGGACTCGCTGGTGCGCGTCCGCATCGAGGACGGCGAACGGTGCGCCCATTACGGGACGGCGCTTTCGCTGGGCGTTACGATTCGGCCTTCGCCGCTGGGCATTCGCTACCGCCTTTCGGCGCTCGGTGTGCGGCCGATTTCGAACGTGGTCGATGTCACGAACATCGTCATGCTCGAGTTCGGGCACCCGCTCCACGCGTTCGATTTGGATCTCGTGCGCGGTGCGGAAATCATCGTGCGACGTGCGCGTCCGGGCGAAACGATGCGCACGCTCGACGACAAGGAGCATCAGCTCACCGACGACGATCTCGTCATCGGCGATGCCGAAGGCCCCACGGGGCTGGCCGGAGTCATGGGCGGTGCGCACAGCGAAATTCGCGCGACCACGAGCCGCGTGCTCATCGAGTGCGCCTACTTCGACGCCCGCGGCGTGCGGCGAACGTCGCGGCGGCACGGCTTCCACACGGAGGCGAGCCATCGCTTCGAGCGCGGCGTCGATCCGGGCGACACGCGCGCCGTGCTCACGCGCGCGGCGGTGCTCATGCAGGAGCTGGGCGGCGGTACCGTGCTCTCCGAGGTGCGGCTCACCACGGCGCGGGAGATCCCGGCGGCGGTGGTGCGGCTTCGTCTCTCGCGGGTGGATCAGCTCATTGGCGTGCACATCGCGCAGGACGAGGTCACCGGCATCCTCAAGCGACTCGGCTTCGTCCTCGACGGCCAGGAGGGCGACACGCTGGTCCTCAAGGTGCCCACGCACCGGCCGGATGTGACGCGCGAGGTGGACATCATCGACGACATCGCCCGCATCCGCGGCCTGGAGACCTTGCCGGCGGTTCTTCCGCCGATGCATCCGCGCCTCGACGTGGGCGGGCAAGAAGAGGCCGTGCGCCGTGCGCGTGCGGCGGCGGTGGAGCTCGGGCTCTCCGAGGCGCTGACCTTCCGCTTCATCGCGCGTCGCTGGCTCGAGGCGGTGGGCGCACCGGCGCCCGCCCTCACGGTGGCGAACCCCATGTCGGAGCGCGAGAGCGTCATGCGCACGTCGCTCCTGCCGGGGCTTTTCGAGGCGGTCTCGCGCGCCTCGCGTCACGGCGAGCACGATGTGCGGATGTTCGCCATCGGGCCGGTATTTCTTGCTGCGCCGGCGTCGGACAAGGCGCCGCCGGCCGAGGAGCGGGTGACGTTCGCGGCGGTGCTCTCGGGCGACCGGCCGAGCTACCTCACGAAGCCCGTCGCGTACGACGTGTGGGACGCGAAGGGCGTGGCCCTCGGGTGGCTCACGCGCATCACGGGCGGTCGCGAGGCCAGCGCGGTGCGCGCCGAGGAAAGCGAGCGGCCGCACCACCTGCACCCGCGCGGTGCCGCGTTCCTGCTGCTCGACGGCGAGCGCGTGGGCAATTTCGGTCCGGTGCATCCCGACGTGGCGGACGCGTTCGAGCTGCCGCAGGGCGCCCTCGCGATCGAGATCGACCTGGCGAAGATCCTCGCCGGCGGCCGGCGTGAGCCGAAGTACACGCCCATCCCGCGCTTCCCCGCCAGCGTGCGCGATCTCGCGGTGGTCGTGCCCGACGGCATTTCCGCGGGCGACGTGGAGCGCGCGGTGCGTGAAGCCGCGGGCGCGCTGGGCGAGTACGTGACGCTCTTCGACCGATACGTCGGCGGCGGCGTTCCGGCGGGCCATGCAAGCCTGGCGTTTCGCATCGTCTACCGCGTTGCAGACCGCACGCTCACCGACGCGGAGGTCGACGCGCAGCACACGAAGGCCATCGAAACGGTACAAGCTCGCTTTGGGGCTACGTTGCGCGCATAA
- a CDS encoding serine/threonine protein kinase: MANPSPNDPWIGAVLADRYRLTRSLGSGGMGSVYAATSLETGQSVAIKVLHREFLSDAGVLSRFLEEGRTCQKLVHPNIVRVFGTGHARVDDASQAHAELPFLVMELLEGVPLSAYTKNGGRVPLAQAVPIVQAVLFGLAAAHAEGIVHRDLKPENVFLAREPNGQFIVKILDFGIAKVMDEAGGMGKKTSTGMLLGTPAYMSPEQIKNSKDVDPRSDLFSLGVLFYEMLAGGPAFPAPNEFAKLSAVLTMEPEPIERIDSKLAFLAPFIAQSIAKDRQQRFQSAAAMMHALAAVLGHDSGTGPQAGPGVSRSRAQAQPLSQLPEVPFTATARVAQTPFTGGAPPRASEKPPSIIASEAIISASPIPMPPRASPAPQAVPAAAPAPRAEPGVGTLASAGAGITEARRRLLDMPISSSDTLASARGNQHPVHEPPPQVVLVAPSSGSGALSSGDSRGVAPWVVAALVAAALLAGFILGFAVARAM; encoded by the coding sequence ATGGCGAATCCCTCCCCGAATGATCCCTGGATTGGGGCGGTCCTGGCGGATCGCTACCGGTTGACTCGGTCGCTCGGATCAGGCGGCATGGGAAGCGTGTACGCCGCCACGTCCCTCGAGACGGGGCAATCGGTGGCCATCAAAGTGCTGCACCGGGAATTCCTCTCCGATGCGGGGGTGCTCTCGCGCTTCCTGGAGGAAGGGCGTACCTGCCAAAAGCTGGTGCACCCGAACATCGTGCGCGTGTTCGGCACGGGCCACGCGCGCGTGGATGACGCCTCCCAAGCGCATGCCGAGCTGCCATTCTTGGTGATGGAGCTCCTCGAGGGCGTGCCTCTCAGCGCGTACACGAAGAACGGCGGTCGGGTGCCGCTAGCGCAAGCTGTGCCCATCGTTCAAGCCGTGCTCTTCGGCCTGGCCGCCGCCCACGCCGAGGGCATCGTGCACCGCGATTTGAAGCCGGAGAACGTCTTTCTGGCGCGCGAACCCAATGGGCAATTCATCGTGAAGATCCTCGACTTCGGCATCGCCAAGGTGATGGACGAAGCGGGCGGCATGGGAAAAAAGACGAGCACGGGCATGCTCCTCGGGACGCCCGCGTACATGAGCCCGGAGCAGATCAAGAACTCCAAGGACGTGGACCCGCGTTCGGATCTGTTTTCACTGGGCGTGCTCTTTTACGAGATGCTCGCGGGCGGCCCGGCTTTTCCCGCACCCAACGAATTTGCGAAGCTGTCCGCCGTTCTGACGATGGAGCCGGAGCCCATCGAGCGCATCGATTCGAAGCTCGCGTTTCTCGCGCCGTTCATTGCACAATCGATTGCCAAGGATCGCCAGCAGCGATTTCAATCGGCCGCGGCCATGATGCATGCCTTGGCGGCGGTGCTGGGGCACGATTCAGGAACGGGCCCGCAAGCGGGTCCTGGGGTTTCGCGAAGCCGTGCGCAGGCGCAGCCGCTCTCGCAGCTTCCCGAGGTGCCTTTTACGGCCACGGCGCGGGTGGCGCAGACGCCGTTCACGGGCGGTGCGCCGCCGCGCGCATCGGAGAAACCACCGTCGATCATCGCGAGCGAGGCGATCATTTCCGCGTCCCCCATTCCGATGCCTCCTCGGGCAAGCCCGGCCCCGCAAGCCGTGCCTGCGGCGGCACCTGCCCCGCGCGCGGAGCCTGGGGTCGGAACGCTCGCCAGTGCGGGGGCGGGCATTACGGAGGCGCGCCGGCGCCTCTTGGATATGCCGATTTCGTCGAGCGATACGCTGGCGAGTGCCCGAGGGAATCAGCATCCCGTGCACGAGCCTCCGCCGCAGGTGGTGCTGGTGGCGCCGTCCTCCGGCTCCGGTGCACTGTCATCGGGTGACTCGCGCGGCGTTGCGCCTTGGGTCGTTGCGGCGTTGGTGGCGGCGGCGCTGCTAGCCGGCTTTATTCTGGGTTTCGCCGTCGCCCGGGCGATGTAG
- a CDS encoding DUF1232 domain-containing protein: MTDSVDPRYLELFPAWLRSLGEDVAAFGEIIQGGYSEPVKQYAAAGLNYLFKSLDLIPDGIDDLGFCDDAFVLRVAASLAIAEDAAAQDGTLGRLASDTEALRDFLGEDYDRLEAYVKTLRKGAARGRTVEDILSDETIRASFLNEVTAWSQAFQPPTFTRDPKTLIKLRAFLSAKLP, encoded by the coding sequence ATGACAGATTCGGTCGATCCGCGTTATCTCGAGCTCTTTCCCGCGTGGCTTCGCTCGCTGGGCGAGGATGTCGCGGCCTTCGGCGAGATCATCCAAGGTGGATATTCGGAGCCGGTCAAACAATACGCGGCGGCCGGATTGAATTACCTCTTCAAGTCGCTCGACTTGATCCCCGACGGCATCGACGATCTCGGGTTCTGCGACGACGCATTCGTGCTTCGCGTGGCGGCATCGCTCGCCATCGCAGAAGACGCGGCGGCCCAAGACGGGACGTTGGGGCGTCTGGCCAGCGACACCGAGGCATTGCGCGATTTCCTGGGCGAAGATTACGACCGCCTCGAGGCCTACGTGAAAACGCTGCGCAAGGGCGCCGCGCGCGGCCGCACCGTGGAAGACATTCTGAGCGACGAGACGATCCGCGCTTCGTTCCTGAACGAGGTGACCGCGTGGTCGCAGGCCTTTCAGCCGCCCACGTTTACGCGCGATCCAAAGACCCTGATCAAACTGCGCGCCTTCTTGAGCGCGAAGCTCCCGTGA
- a CDS encoding protein kinase, producing MAGRYRLEARAGEGGMGVVYRARHVLIDRLVALKLIRPDLRGETHLRAWMLREARAANRVDHAHIIDIHDIGETEEGELYLVMEYLVGTALSTELARGPMALARSLDILEQMTAALARAHDLGVVHRDLKSDNILLSTRGGRKDFVKILDFGLAHLAMDPRLAPKGAVFGTPEYMSPEQARGEEAVPQSDLYALGILFFEMLTGQLPFRSSDRETLLEMQRAQAAPKPRAIKPDVLPAAEVIVLKLLEKDRRKRFQDAHHLHEELKSLQRSIPSTAWEVNTVGELAPPPPPPPPQSPGVTEWANRAALFSRMVSRAYPSANAPADLQAAVAQAWDLAARASRLEGEVASHTRKLESLERRGRALRAEIGRKVEELAHEESRALRDVTSEQHEAARIRELVQVAERAAASARAQAESALTQGLSMIQLRATFERSGAAAALVEARKEHLAEREQKAGIKDAHARDLRRQIEELRAQLSRYAEALEEDLAQGREKVAARTREGLAFEKAFSEVSTLLLNHLKGKPEVRDLLQELMENMHGQPNTPHITAKANYGPESRNP from the coding sequence GTGGCTGGACGCTATCGACTGGAAGCGCGCGCCGGCGAAGGTGGAATGGGCGTCGTTTACCGCGCGCGCCACGTACTGATCGATCGGCTCGTCGCGCTGAAGCTCATCAGGCCTGATCTGCGCGGCGAGACGCACTTGCGCGCGTGGATGTTGCGCGAAGCGCGCGCCGCGAACCGCGTCGATCATGCGCACATCATCGACATTCACGACATCGGCGAAACCGAGGAGGGCGAGCTCTATCTCGTCATGGAATACCTCGTCGGCACGGCCCTCTCGACGGAGCTGGCGCGCGGGCCGATGGCCCTGGCGCGAAGCCTGGACATCCTCGAGCAGATGACCGCCGCCCTGGCACGCGCCCACGATTTGGGCGTCGTCCACCGCGACCTGAAGAGCGACAACATTTTGCTCTCGACGCGCGGAGGTCGGAAAGACTTCGTGAAGATCCTCGACTTCGGGCTCGCGCACCTGGCGATGGATCCGCGCCTCGCGCCCAAAGGCGCGGTGTTCGGGACGCCCGAGTACATGTCGCCGGAGCAGGCCCGCGGCGAAGAGGCCGTACCGCAGAGCGATCTTTACGCGCTGGGCATTCTCTTTTTCGAGATGCTCACCGGTCAGTTGCCCTTCCGCTCGAGCGATCGCGAGACCTTGCTCGAGATGCAGCGCGCACAGGCCGCGCCGAAGCCGCGCGCCATCAAGCCGGACGTGCTTCCCGCGGCGGAAGTCATCGTGCTGAAGCTGCTCGAGAAGGATCGGCGCAAGCGCTTCCAGGATGCGCACCACCTGCACGAGGAGCTGAAGTCGCTCCAGCGCTCGATTCCGAGCACGGCGTGGGAGGTGAACACGGTGGGCGAGCTCGCACCGCCGCCGCCGCCTCCCCCGCCGCAGTCACCGGGCGTGACGGAGTGGGCGAATCGCGCAGCGTTGTTCTCGCGCATGGTGAGCCGTGCCTACCCTTCGGCGAATGCGCCTGCGGATCTGCAGGCCGCGGTCGCGCAAGCGTGGGATCTGGCGGCGCGTGCAAGTCGTCTCGAGGGCGAGGTGGCAAGCCACACGCGCAAGCTGGAGTCGCTGGAGCGACGCGGTCGCGCGCTGCGTGCGGAGATCGGTCGAAAGGTGGAGGAGCTCGCGCACGAGGAATCGCGTGCACTGCGCGACGTGACGAGCGAGCAGCACGAGGCAGCGCGCATTCGCGAGCTGGTGCAAGTCGCCGAACGCGCCGCGGCCTCCGCGAGAGCGCAAGCCGAGAGTGCACTCACGCAGGGTCTGAGCATGATCCAGCTTCGTGCAACGTTCGAGCGCTCGGGCGCTGCCGCCGCGCTGGTGGAGGCACGCAAAGAGCACCTCGCCGAACGCGAGCAGAAGGCGGGCATCAAGGACGCGCACGCCCGCGACCTGCGCCGCCAAATCGAAGAGCTGCGCGCGCAGCTGTCACGCTACGCCGAGGCGCTCGAGGAAGATCTGGCGCAGGGCCGCGAAAAGGTCGCCGCCCGCACGCGCGAAGGCCTCGCCTTCGAGAAGGCCTTCAGCGAGGTGTCGACGCTGCTGTTGAACCATCTCAAGGGCAAACCCGAAGTGCGCGATCTCCTGCAAGAGCTCATGGAGAACATGCACGGGCAGCCCAACACCCCGCACATCACCGCCAAAGCCAACTACGGCCCCGAAAGCCGCAATCCCTGA
- a CDS encoding twin-arginine translocase TatA/TatE family subunit: MIIALIAVVLFGAGRLADIGKGLGQGIKHFKKGLKEAEEVGKDDDEAAPKKLPEKKEA, encoded by the coding sequence TTGATCATCGCGTTGATCGCCGTCGTGCTGTTCGGTGCCGGCCGCCTTGCCGATATCGGCAAAGGTCTCGGTCAGGGCATCAAGCATTTCAAGAAGGGCCTCAAGGAAGCCGAAGAGGTCGGTAAAGACGACGACGAAGCGGCGCCGAAAAAGTTGCCCGAGAAGAAAGAAGCCTGA
- a CDS encoding pyridoxal phosphate-dependent aminotransferase, with the protein MPQGLAKRLSVIVPSITLQVSARANDLRSRGIDVVNFGVGEPDFEPPSFILDAAKKAIDAGQTSKYTAVTGIAALKQAICAATEKKRGFLPTPDQITVSVGAKHSLFNVALACYEEGDEIIIPTPCWVSYPEQVRMFGAEPVLVPTTPESGWRLSPEDLARALTPKTKAVILCTPSNPTGSAYTEAQLAALLEVLRKHDCYIVVDEIYGDLVYEGFRHVSAAKIAPDLLSRLVIIDGVSKSYAMTGWRIGWSIAPKPLAKACDVVQGQSTTNPTAVAQHAAVAALTGPQEEVEAMRAVFQKRRDLIVSLLNAIPGVKCRTPEGAFYAFPDCRGLYGINYKGKAISNDEDLAFFLLEKAHVAAVPGGAFGAPGYLRFSYATSEDRISKGIASMRAAIEAARQEGQSATAG; encoded by the coding sequence GTGCCTCAAGGTCTAGCGAAACGCCTCAGCGTGATTGTTCCGAGCATCACGCTGCAAGTGAGCGCGAGGGCGAATGATCTTCGCTCGCGTGGGATCGACGTGGTGAATTTCGGAGTGGGTGAGCCCGACTTCGAGCCCCCCTCCTTCATTCTCGATGCGGCCAAGAAGGCCATCGACGCGGGGCAGACGTCGAAGTACACGGCGGTGACCGGCATTGCGGCGCTCAAGCAGGCCATTTGCGCGGCGACGGAGAAGAAGCGCGGCTTCTTGCCGACGCCCGATCAGATCACGGTGAGCGTGGGCGCGAAGCACTCGCTCTTCAACGTGGCCCTCGCGTGTTACGAGGAAGGCGACGAGATCATCATCCCGACGCCCTGTTGGGTGAGCTACCCCGAGCAGGTGCGCATGTTCGGCGCCGAGCCGGTGCTCGTTCCCACGACGCCGGAAAGCGGCTGGCGTCTGTCGCCCGAGGATCTCGCGCGTGCGCTCACGCCGAAGACGAAGGCGGTCATTCTGTGCACGCCGTCGAACCCCACGGGCTCCGCGTACACGGAAGCGCAACTCGCCGCGCTGCTCGAGGTGCTGCGCAAGCACGACTGCTACATCGTGGTGGACGAGATTTACGGCGACTTGGTTTACGAGGGTTTCCGCCACGTCTCCGCCGCGAAGATCGCGCCCGATCTGCTGTCGCGCCTCGTCATCATCGACGGCGTGTCCAAGTCGTACGCGATGACGGGCTGGCGCATCGGCTGGTCCATTGCCCCGAAGCCGCTCGCGAAGGCATGCGACGTGGTGCAAGGTCAGAGCACGACGAACCCCACCGCGGTCGCGCAGCATGCCGCCGTGGCCGCGCTCACCGGTCCGCAGGAAGAAGTGGAAGCGATGCGCGCCGTGTTCCAGAAGCGCCGCGATCTCATCGTCTCCTTGCTGAACGCGATTCCCGGCGTGAAGTGCCGCACCCCCGAGGGCGCCTTCTACGCCTTCCCCGACTGCCGCGGTCTGTACGGCATCAACTACAAGGGCAAGGCCATCTCGAACGACGAAGACCTCGCGTTCTTCCTCCTCGAGAAAGCCCACGTCGCCGCCGTCCCCGGCGGAGCCTTCGGCGCGCCCGGCTACCTCCGTTTCAGCTACGCGACCAGCGAAGACCGCATCTCCAAGGGCATCGCCTCGATGCGCGCCGCCATCGAAGCCGCGCGCCAAGAAGGCCAATCCGCCACCGCGGGCTAG
- a CDS encoding tropomyosin, with the protein MAPFRNELEASHARIAQLEAEKAALERRNALLESQLRQSRIAIPRPPLAWVGLIPMATAVLIAAMAVLISVRQRACPHYNRLSPAITVPSHRELSQPIPSYRESPSLTPYHRYQNERTAPCNCITGDPSCTCLHLPADQMPGY; encoded by the coding sequence ATGGCCCCTTTTCGCAACGAGCTCGAAGCGTCGCACGCCCGCATCGCGCAACTCGAAGCGGAAAAAGCAGCACTCGAACGACGCAACGCTCTTCTCGAGTCCCAACTTCGGCAAAGCCGCATTGCGATTCCGCGCCCGCCCCTCGCATGGGTGGGCCTCATTCCCATGGCGACCGCCGTGCTGATCGCCGCGATGGCGGTGCTCATCAGCGTGCGCCAGCGAGCCTGCCCGCACTACAACCGGCTCTCGCCCGCCATCACGGTCCCCTCACACCGCGAGCTCTCCCAGCCCATCCCGAGCTACCGCGAATCCCCCTCGCTAACCCCGTACCATCGCTACCAAAACGAAAGGACCGCCCCATGCAACTGCATCACGGGCGATCCTTCCTGCACCTGCCTCCACTTACCGGCCGACCAAATGCCGGGCTACTGA